Proteins found in one Xenopus laevis strain J_2021 chromosome 1L, Xenopus_laevis_v10.1, whole genome shotgun sequence genomic segment:
- the gdnf.L gene encoding glial cell line-derived neurotrophic factor precursor (The RefSeq protein has 1 substitution compared to this genomic sequence), whose translation MKLWAILAVCILLLSSVSSIPLPSNWLAGKKRSHLPDPQEGEDQVFGMDGAVPEDPTANMAPQDQQTYTEIPDDYPDQFDDVLEFIQDTIKRLKRSSNKQPPSRRDRGRQSLAANTQISSKKTVKDRKRKNKGCVLREIHLNVTDLGLGYETKEELKFRYCSGSCNNPETTYDQILKNLTIRKKLVNDKVKQACCRPIAFDDDLSFLDDNLVYHTLKQHSAKKCGCI comes from the exons ATGAAGTTATGGGCTATTCTGGCTGTCTGTATTTTGCTGCTAAGCTCTGTATCCAGCATCCCATTGCCTTCCAACTGGTTGGCTGGTAAGAAAAGATCTCATCTTCCAGACCCTCAAGAAGGAGAGGACCAAGTTTTCGGGATGGATGGGGCAGTTCCTGAAGACCCCACTGCCAATATGGCACCACAGGATCAACAAACTTACA CTGAGATACCTGATGACTATCCAGACCAGTTCGATGACGTACTGGAGTTTATTCAAGACACCATCAAAAGACTCAGAAGGTCGTCCAACAAGCAGCCTCCCTCCAGGCGAGACAGAGGAAGGCAAAGCCTTGCGGCAAATACTCAGATCTCCAGTAAAAAGACAGTTAAAGACCGAAAGCGGAAAAACAAAGGCTGCGTCCTTAGGGAGATACACTTGAACGTGACAGACTTGGGTTTAGGTTACGAAACCAAGGAGGAACTGAAATTTCGGTACTGCAGTGGATCCTGCAACAACCCAGAGACAACGTAtgaccaaattttaaaaaacctgACAATAAGGAAAAAGTTGGTCAATGACAAGGTGAAACAGGCTTGTTGCAGGCCGATCGCCTTCGATGACGATCTTTCATTCTTGGACGACAATTTAGTTTATCACACCTTGAAGCAACATTCCGCTAAGAAATGTGGATGTATTTGA